A window of the Eleutherodactylus coqui strain aEleCoq1 chromosome 8, aEleCoq1.hap1, whole genome shotgun sequence genome harbors these coding sequences:
- the METTL5 gene encoding rRNA N6-adenosine-methyltransferase METTL5 isoform X2, giving the protein MKLKELEGRLQQVDVFESPKLLLEQYPTRPHIAACMLYTIHNTFGDIEDKVIADLGCGCGVLSIGAAMLGAGLCVGFDIDEDALDIFRTNAEEFELQNVDLVQCDICALPSTILEKSVDTIIMNPPFGTKHNKGMDMTFLKSALQMARTAVYSLHKTSTRNHVQKKAADWKVKMEVVAELRYDLPASYKFHKKKSVSCLQVMD; this is encoded by the exons ATGAAGCTGAAGGAGCTGGAGGGCCGGCTGCAACAAGTGGATGTCTTTGAGAGCCCCAAGCTGCTGCTGGAGCAGTACCCCACCCGGCCGCACATTGCAG CTTGTATGCTGTATACTATCCacaacacatttggtgacattgaGGATAAAGTAATCGCAGATCTCGGCTGCGGGTGTGGAGTCCTCAGCATTGGCGCAGCAATGCTAGGCGCTGG GTTATGCGTAGGATTCGATATCGACGAGGACGCTCTGGACATATTTCGAACGAATGCTGAAGAATTTGAACTTCAAAATGTGGATTTGGTCCAGTGTGACATCTGCGCGCTGCCGTCTACCATCTTGGAGAAATCGGTGGATACCATCATCATGAATCCTCCCTTTGGCACAAAGCATAATAAAG GCATGGACATGACCTTTCTGAAGAGCGCTCTCCAGATGGCGAGAACGGCCGTATATTCACTACATAAAACATCGACAAGAAAC CATGTTCAAAAGAAAGCTGCGGATTGGAAGGTGAAGATGGAAGTAGTAGCTG AGCTTCGGTATGATCTGCCGGCCTCGTACAAAtttcacaagaagaaatcagtaaGTTGTCTTCAGGTGATGGACTAG
- the METTL5 gene encoding rRNA N6-adenosine-methyltransferase METTL5 isoform X1 has product MKLKELEGRLQQVDVFESPKLLLEQYPTRPHIAACMLYTIHNTFGDIEDKVIADLGCGCGVLSIGAAMLGAGLCVGFDIDEDALDIFRTNAEEFELQNVDLVQCDICALPSTILEKSVDTIIMNPPFGTKHNKGMDMTFLKSALQMARTAVYSLHKTSTRNHVQKKAADWKVKMEVVAELRYDLPASYKFHKKKSVDIEVDFIRFSFD; this is encoded by the exons ATGAAGCTGAAGGAGCTGGAGGGCCGGCTGCAACAAGTGGATGTCTTTGAGAGCCCCAAGCTGCTGCTGGAGCAGTACCCCACCCGGCCGCACATTGCAG CTTGTATGCTGTATACTATCCacaacacatttggtgacattgaGGATAAAGTAATCGCAGATCTCGGCTGCGGGTGTGGAGTCCTCAGCATTGGCGCAGCAATGCTAGGCGCTGG GTTATGCGTAGGATTCGATATCGACGAGGACGCTCTGGACATATTTCGAACGAATGCTGAAGAATTTGAACTTCAAAATGTGGATTTGGTCCAGTGTGACATCTGCGCGCTGCCGTCTACCATCTTGGAGAAATCGGTGGATACCATCATCATGAATCCTCCCTTTGGCACAAAGCATAATAAAG GCATGGACATGACCTTTCTGAAGAGCGCTCTCCAGATGGCGAGAACGGCCGTATATTCACTACATAAAACATCGACAAGAAAC CATGTTCAAAAGAAAGCTGCGGATTGGAAGGTGAAGATGGAAGTAGTAGCTG AGCTTCGGTATGATCTGCCGGCCTCGTACAAAtttcacaagaagaaatca GTTGACATTGAAGTGGACTTTATTAGATTCTCTTTTGACTGA
- the SSB gene encoding lupus La protein, giving the protein MAENGNGEQVQELDTKICQQIEYYFGDHNLPRDKFLKEQISLDDGWVPLQTMIKFNRLNKLTTDFAKIIEALKKSKSGLLQIDEEKTKIRRSPDRPLPEVTEEYRNALKSKSVYIKGFQPDTSLDEIKAWLDGKGAIENIQMRRTLQKAFKGSVFVVFETEEAAKKFLENKDLKFKDSDMIILSKDEYFVKKNDERKHRQSEAKAKGKQDKADAQKQAEEAEMKSLEEQTGLLLKFSGELDNMTSREDIHELFQSHGEIKWIDFSRGSKEGIILFKSNAKEALDKAKAANNDSLQLKEKDVNWELLEGDVEKAALKKIVEDQQESYNKWKGKGGKKVKGKGRGGRSNDSSRKRIQFQGKKKKFDSSDEEDMEESEKTDVSSSAAGKNGTDAPGSPKKRQLEDKTIDEPEPKHQKTEDQ; this is encoded by the exons ATGGCTGAAAATGGAAACGGCGAACAAGTGCAAGAATTGGACACAAAGATCTGTCAGCAAATCGAG TACTATTTTGGAGACCATAATCTTCCAAGAGATAAGTTCTTAAAGGAACAAATCTCCCTCGATGATGGCTGGGTGCCTCTACAGACCATGATCAAATTTAACAG gttgaataaattgacaacagaTTTTGCCAAGATTATTGAAGCACTTAAAAAATCCAAGAGCGGCCTGCTGCAGATTgatgaggaaaaaactaaaatcagaCGGTCGCCTGACAGACCCTTACCGGAAGTCACGGAGGAGTACAGAAATGCACTGAAATCCAAGTCTGTCTATATT AAGGGATTTCAGCCTGATACATCCCTGGATGAGATCAAAGCGTGGCTAGATGGCAAAGGTGCGATTGAGAACATTCAGATGAGGCGGACGCTTCAGAAGGCATTTAAG GGCTCTGTATTTGTTGTATTTGAGACTGAAGAGGCTGCAAAAAAGTTCTTGGAAAATAAAGATCTCAAATTCAAAGATTCTGACATGATTATATTGTCAAA ggatGAGTATTTTGTCAAGAAGAACGATGAAAGAAAGCACCGACAATCTGAAGCCAAAGCAAAGGGTAAACA GGACAAGGCTGATGCACAGAAGCAAGCGGAGGAAGCTGAAATG AAATCACTAGAAGAACAGACTGGCTTGCTTCTAAAATTCTCAGGTGAACTGGACAACATGACTTCCAGAGAAGACATTCATGAGCTATTTCAGAGTCACGGGGAAATAAAGTGGATTGATTTTAGCAGGGGATCGAAGGAG GGGATTATTTTATTCAAAAGCAATGCAAAAGAAGCATTAGACAAGGCCAAAGCTGCAAATAACGACAGCCTACAACTGAAGGAGAAGGACGTGAACTGGGAACTTCTTGAAGGTGATGTGGAGAAAGCTGCATTAAAGAAAATCGTGGAAGATCAACAAGAATCTTACAATAAATGGAAAGGAAAAG GTGGGAAGAAGGTTAAAGGAAAAGGCAGGGGTGGAAGAAGTAACGACTCATCCAGAAAGAGGATACAGTTccaaggaaaaaagaagaaatttgACAGCAGTGATGAAGAAGACATGGAAG AATCTGAAAAGACAGATGTATCTTCATCTGCCGCTGGTAAAAATGGGACAGACGCTCCAGGAAGTCCAAAGAAAAGGCAGCTGGAGGACAAGACCATAGATGAACCAGAGCCAAAGCATCAGAAAACTGAAGACCAGTAG